In one window of Planctomycetaceae bacterium DNA:
- the glgX gene encoding glycogen debranching protein GlgX, with protein MASHAELRVWPGKPFPLGATWDGGGVNFALYSEHATKVELCLFRNVNDRSESFCIPLREQTDLVWHAYMPDVRPGQLYGYRVHGPYDPHAGHRFNPHKILLDPYARSIGRGIEWSDAMFGYQVSHSDADLMMDDRDNAWCAPLAVVVDSDFRWGRDRHPRTPWHQTLIYETHVKGFSQLHPDVPEPIRGTYSGLASRAAINHLKKLGVTAVELMPIHYHVDDRHLVANGLSNYWGYNTLSFFAPDSRYAAASQPEEVIHEFKNMVKRLHQSGIEVILDVVYNHTGEGNELGPTLSMRGIDNASYYRLMPNNRRYYQDFTGCGNTLNMQCPRVLQLIMDSLRYWVQEMHVDGFRFDLCSALARELHDVDKLSAFFDIILQDPVLSQVKLIAEPWDLGSGGYQVGNFPHLWSEWNGRYRDTVRRFWAGDGGAMSELATRLTGSSDLYQHNGRKPYASINFVTAHDGFCLRDLVSYHEKRNLANLEDNRDGDSHNNSWNCGVEGETDDAEINALRLKQRKNIMATLMLSQGVPMLRGGDELGHTQHGNNNAYCQDNEISWLQWGEDADQHFLKFCRELTTLWHKQPVLKRRNFFQGRRIRGAGVKDIAWLTPAGVEIADHEWHSGTVRALGMRLNGASIDEVDDRGKPISGDTLLVLFNSNPEKIDFRLPHHKPSERWISLIDTSLPRTEQIAFSHDNTYPLQDRSVVVLQLKTNWSPLKQLLHKSHPLPPVRRQKTSAVDGESEVT; from the coding sequence ATGGCATCACACGCGGAATTGAGAGTATGGCCGGGCAAACCGTTTCCTCTGGGCGCCACGTGGGACGGAGGTGGTGTGAACTTTGCGCTGTATTCGGAACATGCGACCAAAGTGGAACTGTGTCTCTTCAGGAACGTCAATGATCGTTCTGAGTCCTTTTGCATTCCGCTTCGTGAGCAGACCGATCTGGTTTGGCATGCCTACATGCCCGATGTCCGTCCTGGCCAGTTATACGGTTACCGAGTGCACGGACCATACGATCCACACGCCGGGCATCGATTCAATCCTCACAAGATTCTGCTCGACCCCTACGCTCGGTCAATCGGCCGTGGCATTGAATGGTCGGATGCGATGTTTGGTTATCAGGTGTCCCACAGCGACGCGGACCTGATGATGGATGACCGCGACAATGCGTGGTGTGCGCCGTTGGCCGTTGTTGTGGATTCCGATTTTCGATGGGGCCGTGATCGACATCCAAGAACGCCCTGGCACCAGACGCTCATTTACGAAACCCACGTCAAAGGATTCTCTCAGCTGCACCCGGATGTGCCGGAACCAATTCGCGGCACGTATTCCGGACTGGCTTCGCGTGCAGCAATTAACCACCTGAAAAAACTGGGGGTGACGGCGGTTGAATTAATGCCGATCCACTACCACGTCGACGATCGACACCTGGTCGCCAATGGTTTGTCGAACTATTGGGGCTACAACACCCTTTCGTTTTTCGCTCCTGACAGTCGCTACGCCGCCGCCAGTCAGCCTGAAGAAGTCATTCATGAATTTAAAAACATGGTGAAACGGCTTCATCAGTCGGGCATCGAAGTCATTCTGGATGTGGTCTATAACCATACGGGTGAGGGCAATGAGCTCGGACCGACACTATCCATGCGGGGAATCGACAACGCATCGTACTATCGGCTGATGCCCAATAATCGTCGCTACTACCAGGACTTCACCGGCTGCGGCAACACGCTCAACATGCAGTGCCCACGAGTGCTTCAGCTGATCATGGACAGTTTGAGGTATTGGGTTCAGGAAATGCACGTTGATGGCTTCCGCTTTGATTTGTGCAGCGCCCTGGCCCGGGAACTACATGATGTCGACAAGCTGAGTGCCTTCTTTGACATCATTCTTCAGGACCCGGTCTTGTCTCAGGTGAAGCTCATCGCGGAACCGTGGGACCTGGGAAGTGGCGGTTATCAGGTTGGCAACTTTCCACATCTGTGGTCTGAGTGGAACGGACGATATCGGGATACCGTTCGTCGATTCTGGGCCGGGGACGGGGGAGCCATGTCCGAGCTTGCAACTCGACTCACGGGCAGCAGTGACCTGTATCAGCACAATGGCCGAAAGCCGTATGCAAGCATCAACTTCGTGACTGCGCATGACGGATTCTGTCTGCGGGACCTGGTCAGCTATCACGAAAAACGTAACCTGGCGAATCTGGAAGACAATCGCGACGGCGATAGTCATAACAACAGCTGGAATTGCGGGGTCGAAGGCGAGACGGACGATGCCGAAATCAACGCGCTCCGCCTGAAACAGCGAAAGAATATCATGGCGACGCTGATGCTCTCACAGGGCGTCCCCATGTTGCGTGGCGGTGACGAACTCGGCCATACGCAGCATGGGAACAACAATGCGTACTGCCAGGACAATGAAATCAGCTGGCTGCAATGGGGCGAGGATGCCGATCAGCACTTCCTGAAATTCTGCCGAGAGCTCACAACGCTCTGGCATAAACAACCTGTACTCAAACGCAGGAACTTCTTTCAGGGGCGACGAATTCGCGGTGCCGGTGTCAAAGACATTGCATGGCTGACGCCGGCGGGCGTTGAGATTGCAGACCACGAATGGCATTCCGGAACTGTTCGTGCACTGGGAATGCGGCTGAATGGTGCATCGATCGACGAAGTGGACGATCGCGGCAAACCAATCTCCGGGGATACTCTTCTGGTACTGTTCAACTCAAACCCGGAGAAGATCGACTTCCGACTGCCGCATCACAAACCATCGGAACGCTGGATCTCACTCATCGACACCAGCCTTCCACGAACCGAACAAATCGCGTTCTCACACGACAATACCTATCCGCTTCAGGATCGCAGCGTTGTTGTGCTGCAGCTGAAAACCAACTGGAGTCCGCTGAAGCAACTGCTGCACAAGTCACATCCGCTTCCGCCTGTCCGTCGCCAGAAAACCAGCGCAGTTGACGGTGAGTCAGAGGTGACCTGA